The following is a genomic window from Halobacterium sp. R2-5.
AGCTCACCGTCCAGAGCGCCGCCGTCAGCGTCGTCGACACGGGCGTCGACGACCAGCCGTACTACGCCGACCTGCGCGTGGACGCCACCGAGGACCCCATCGTCGACCTGCGGGAGACCTACCGGCTCGCCAAGCAGGGGTACGAGGACGCGCTCGAACGCTACGAGAGCGACGACGGAGAAGAAGAAGCGTAACTCAGACGGTGAACTCGTAGAGCTCGTCGCCGACGTGGTGGAGGTTCTCGACGACCTTCCCGGAGTCCCCGACCATGTCGTCGCCGCTCGTGAGCGCGCGGCCGACCGCCAGCGCCTTCCCGTGGGTCTCCTCCTCGACGACGACGAGGTCGCCGGCCTCGATGCCGTCCTCGGCCTCCGTGATGCCCGGACGCATGATGTCCGCGCCGTCGCTGACGAACGAGATGGCGCCCGCGTCCACGGTGACGACGCCCGTCGCGGGGTCGAACTCGTTGGCGCCCTGGACGGTGACGAACGGCTCGCCCTCGGGGTACCAGACGAGCGGGTCGCCGTCGACGAGCACGACGTCGAACTCCTCGTCCGCGATCTCCACGAGCTCGAAGGAGTCGGCGTCCAGTTCGACGCTGAGCCCCTCGCGGAGCGCGTCGGCGATCTCCCGCACGGCGTCGCTCCGCAAGTGGTGACGAGAGGACACTTCCATACCCTCAGCTTCGGGCGGCTCCACGCTTAAAACCGCCGCTCCGTCCGCGTTGCGCTCGCCGGGAAATCGCTAAGTGCGCGGCGACCCAACACCGACACATGTGGGGGTCCGGGGACGACACAGTCTCCTGTATCGCCTGCGGGGCGTCCGTGCCGCGCGAGGACGCCCGCGAGTACGACAAGCACGGCGACCGCTGGGACCGCGACGGCAAGCGCTTCGAGTACCTCTGCAAGCCGTGCTTCCGGGACCTCGCGAAGCAGCCCCGCCGCGGCCTCGAAGCCAGCCTCGAAGCCGCGGGCGCGGGCCGCGTCGACGACGCCGAGTTCGTCGAGCGATTCCTCGACGGCGGCCACGAAGAGCGCCACGAGCGCGAGTAGCGCTGCGTCGACACGACTAACTGCGGACGCCGGCTACACGGTGGTATGTCAAACGACGCGGAGGCGGCGCAGGGGTCCATCGAGGACCAGGGCCCGGTCGAAATCTCCCCGGAGCTCGCCCGCCAGATCGAGAACAAGCGCGACGACCTCCTGGAGAAGTTCGAGCTCCACGACGAGTTCGCGCCCGAGGTCGTCGAGGAGGCGGAAGAGCGCGTCCAGGACGTCGAACAGGAGATTCAGGACGAACTGGACGAGCGCGCGGACATGCGGCCGCTGCCGACGTGGACGACCGACCCCGTCGACGCCCAGGACTTCGACGACGCCATCAGCGTCCTCGAGCGCGACGAGGAGTACGTCGTCTGGGTGCACATCGCGGACGTCACCCACTACGTCCACCCCGGCTCGGAGATGTGGGACGCCGCGATGGACCGCGGGAACACCATCTACCTCCCCGGGTACACGATCCACATGCTCCCGCCCGTGCTCGCGGAGACGGTCTGCTCGCTGGTCCCCGAGGAGGACCGCCTCGCGCACACCGTCGAGATGCACCTCGACAAGGACGACCTCTCCTACCGCAACATCGAGATCTACAAGTCCGTCATCCACAGCGACGAGCGCCTCACGTACAAGGAGACCGAGGCGCGCCTCGAGGACGAGGACGCGCCGCTGCACGACGAGATTTCGCTCGTCTTCGAGCTCGCCGACCAGATGCACGAGCAGCGCAAGGAGGAGGGCAGCCTCGTGCTGAACCCGCGGCGGGACCGCGCGCACACCATCATCGAGGAGTGCATGCTGAAGGCGAACAAGGCGGTCACCCACGAGCTCATGTGGAACCGCGGCGTCGAGGCGATGTACCGCGTCCACCCGCAGCCGTCGCCCGACGAGTGGGACGACGCGCTCCGCGAGATTCAGGAGCTCGACGGCGTCTCCATTCCCGGCGACTCCTGGGACGATCCCCGGAAGGCGGTCAACGCCACCTTAGAGCAGGCCCCGGAGCGCCAGCTCGGGAAGATCCAGTGGGCGGTGATGAAGGTGATGCCGCGCGCCCGCTACATGAACGACCCGTTCGGCGGCCACCACGCGCTCAACTTCGAGATCTACGGCCACTTCACCAGCCCCATCCGCCGGATGAGCGACCTCGTCAACCACTGGATCGTCTACCAGAACGACGTCCCCGAGAACCTCGTGGAGCTCTGCGACCACGCCAGCGACCAGCAGAAGGCCGGCGAGTCCGCCGAGCGCGAGTACCGCGACTTCCTCGAAGAGATCGGCCTCGACCCCGACGCGGTCAACAACCGCGGCATCGAGATCGTCGAACCGGACGAGTAGTCCGGTTCGACTGCACGTCAATCTCCGATTGACGGCGTTGTCGACGAGGACGAAGAAGCCGCCTAACTCTCTTCTCTCCGCTCACCACGTCTCCGCGCGCGGATGGTCGCTCGTCCGGAACGGCGCCGGGACGCCGTTCGTCCACAGCGTCCGCCCGAGCCAGTAGCCGAGGTGCCAGCCCGCGCGGTCGTGGCCGTCCGCGGCGACGACGACGCGGCCGTCCGTGAAGTACTCGGGCGCGCCGTCGTCGTCGACGTCCGGACCGTCCCAGTCCGCGCACGACGTCGCCGCGCCGTAGACGTCGCAGTCTACGGACTCCCGCAACGACACCACGACGTCGGCGTCTGCAGCGTCCTCGACCACCTCGACCGTGGGCGGGTTGGCGACGGTGTCGTTCGCGCCGCGCTCGTAGTACGCGGCGGCCGCCTTGACCTGCTCACGCGCGGCCGCCGCCCCGTCCTCGGCGTCGACAGCGACCCGCAGCGTGGTCGACGCCCACGGGTACGTGCGGTCGGCTCCGTCCGCCACGTCGTCGGGCGCACGCGCCGAGAAGTTCTGTGCCATCACGTTCTGCGGCCCCTCGCCGTGCCGGAACCCGAGCACGTGTCCGAACTCGTGTTTGAGAATCCGCTTCGTCGTCCCCGGCGCGTGCCCCGCGCGCACCTGCACGGTGACGCTGTCGGTCACCGTCGCGTTCGTCGGCACGACCGGCGCGCAGCCGAGCGCGACGTCGTTCTCGTGGACGCGGCACCGCTCAACGGCCGCCACCACCTCCACGCGCACGTCCGCGTCACTGGCGTTCTCGACGACCTCGAACTCCGGTCGGTAGCGGCCCCCCGGGTAGACCGCGTGCTCCCAGAACGTCAGGGTCTCCCGGAGCTCCGGTCGCACGTCCAGCTCCCAGCCGACCCGGTCGTCGACCGCGACCGTAACCGGGCCCGGCCCCCACGGGCTCGTCTCCCGGTCGACGGACCGGTCCGGCACCTCGAACGGCGCCTCCGTGGTTGTCTCCGTGGGCTCGATCGGGTCGGTCCGCACCGGCTGCACAGTGAGACACCCGGCGCTCACGACGAGCGCGAGCACCGCCAGCGCCACCACGCCGCGCGCCATCGTCTCGGACCTGTCGCGTGGCCCGCATTAACGTACCGCTCGCCCACGGGCTGACGCAGCGAATCTAGGACTGGTCCGCAGCCCGATCTCCACCCACCGCTCGCCGGTGGCGTGCTGAGCGAAGTGCGCTCGCTAGGACCGAGTGAAACCGCGGGTTTCGCGAGGGTCGCCAGACTCGCGACGCGAGTCTGGCGGGATTCGAACCCGGAGGAAGACGATCGCTCACTGCGTTCGCGCTGCGTCTTCCAGGGCTGCAAATCCCGACTCGTCCACTACACTGCTTCGACGCGAAGCGACAGAGCCGTCGCTTCGCGGTCGAGATTCGGAGAAGTGGACTCGCTGGGATTTGAACCCAGGGCCTCTTCCTTGCGAAGGAAGCGATCTACCACTGATCTACGAGCCCGCACCCGATCGAAGTCGACGGACGTATTTCAGACTTCTGTTTCACGGGCCGTCCGTCAGGGCCTGTCGAACCACGGCGCCGCCGCTGGGACGCGTGAATAAGCGGGAGGAGCGTGTGAAAGCCCGCGTTAGTCTTCGAGGACGATCTCGATGCTGACTTCGTTGGGAACCTGAATCCGCATCAGCTGGCGGAGCGCGCGTTCGTCCGCGTCGATGTCGATGAGACGCTTGTGGACGCGCATCTCCCAGTGCTCCCACGTGGCCGTCCCTTCGCCGTCGGGGGACTTCCGCGAGGGGACTTCGAGGGTCTTCGTCGGGAGCGGGACCGGCCCACTGAGTTTCACGCCGGTCTTGTCCGCGATCTCCCGGACGTCGTCGCAGATGTCGTCGAGGTCGTCGGGATTGACGCCGGCGAGACGAACGCGTGCCTGCTGCATGGATTAGGCTTCGTTGACGTCCAGGACCTTGCCGGCGGCGATGGTCTGACCCATGTCGCGGACGGCGAACGAGCCGAGCTCCGGAATCTCGGAGGACGGCTCGATGCTGAGGGGCTTCTGCGGGCGCACGGTGACGACCGCGGCGTCGCCGGACTGGATGAAGTCCGGGTTCTCCTCCTGGGTCTCGCCCGAGGAGGGGTCCATCTTCTTGTCGATGGACTCGATGGTACACGCGACCTGCGCGGTGTGCGCGTGGAAGACCGGCGTGTAGCCCGCGGTGATCACGGACGGGTGCTGCATGACGACGACCTGCGCGGTGAACGTCTCGGCGACCGTCGGCGGGTCGTCGGCCGGGCCACAGACGTCGCCGCGGCGGATGTCGTCCTTGCCGATGCCGCGGACGTTGAACCCGACGTTGTCACCGGGCTCGGCCTTCGGCACCTCTTCGTGGTGCATCTCGATGGTCTTGACCTCGCCACCGACGTCAGACGGCTGGAAGCTGACGTTGTCGCCCGTGTTCATCACACCGGTCTCGATACGTCCGACGGGGACGGTACCGATGCCGGAGATGGTGTAGACGTCCTGGATGGGGAGACGGAGGTCGGTGTCCGTCGGCGGGGACGGCTCCGGGAGGTCGTTGAGGGCCTCCAGCAGGGTCGGGCCGTCGTACCAGGGGGTGTTGTCCGACTGCTCGGCGACGTTGTCGCCCTCGAAGGCGGACGTCGCGATGAACGACGCGTCCTCCGTGTCGAAGCCGACCTGACCGAACAGGTCCTTGACGTCGGAGACGACCTGGTTGTACTTGGACTCGTCGTAGTCGACGATGTCCATCTTGTTGACAGCGACGATGAGTTCGTCGATGCCGAGCGTCCGCGAGAGGAACACGTGCTCGCGGGTCTGGGGCGCCACACCGTCGTCGGCGGCGACGACGAGGACGGCGTTGTCCGCCTGGGACGCGCCCGTAATCATGTTCTTCACGAAGTCGCGGTGGCCAGGACAGTCGACGATAGTGAAGTCGTACTCGTCGGTGCTGAACTCCTGGTGGGCGATGTCGATGGTGACCCCGCGCTCGCGCTCCTCGGCGAGGTTGTCCATGACGTAGGCGAACTCGAAGCCGCCCTTGCCCTTCTCCTCGGCTTCTTCTTTGTGCTGTTCAATGACGTGCTCGGGAACGCTCCCCGTTTCGTAGAGGAGGCGCCCGACCATCGTGCTCTTGCCGTGGTCGACGTGGCCGATGACGGCCAGGTTCTGGTGTCGTTCGTCGCTCATTGGTTAGTATCGCGCGAAAGGCGCGCTCTGTGGGAATCATTGGTGAGTTCGCACTAAAACCATTTCGGTACGCACTCAGATCTACCCCGGCGCCTTCCGGCGGTTTGTGGGAACGCCTAACACGAACCCAGAGGTTCGGTCAGTCTAGGCGGTCCACGTCGCCGAGCACCGCGGTCGCCGTCTCTGGACCGCCCGCGCCTCGGCCGGAGAGGTTCAGACGTCCGGCGTACTCTGTCTCTAACTGCACGATGTTCATCGTCCCGGACACCGCGAGCGTGTTGTTCTCGGGGAGCAGCCGCGGCCCCACGCGGGCGCCGTCCTCGGTCACCTCGCCGATGAGCCGGACCGTCCGGCCGTCCTCGGCGGCGAGCTCCAGGGCCGACGGCGGGATGTCCGTGATACCGTCGACCTCGACGTCTTCGAGGGCGTAGCCGCCGCCGTGGATGACGTTCGCGAGAATCGCGCACTTCAGCGCCGCGTCCGTCCCCTCCACGTCGAAGGTGGGGTCGGCCTCCGCGACGCCGAGGTCCTGGGCCTCCGCGAGCACGTGCTCGTAGTCGAGGCCGTCCGTGGCCATCCGAGTCAGGATGAAGTTCGCCGTGCCGTTCAGCACGCCGCGGGCCGCGGTCACGCGGTCGGCGCCGACGCCCTCGATGGTCGAGATCGCGGGAATCGCGCCGGCGACCGTCGCCTCGAAGCGCACCTCGCCGTCGCTGTCGGCTTCCAGCGCGCGGAGGTCGTCGTAGCGCTCCGCCACCGGCCCCTTGTTCGCGAGCACGACGTGTCGGTCGTTCTCCAGGGCTGCGCGCACGTGCTCGAAGCCCGGGTGGGCGTCGCCGAGCGTCGTCGGCGTCGCCTCCACGAGCGCGTCGTACTCCGCGCCGAGCGCGTCCGCCGGGTCGGCCTCCCCGACGGAGCCGACGCTGTCCTTGTGGTCGAGCGCGGCCTCGACGTCGACTCCGTCCGGATCGACGGCCGCGCCCGCGGAGTCCGCGAACGCCGTCACCGTGTGGCCGTAGTCCGCCGCGAGGTCCGCGACCGAGCGACCGACGTCGCCCGCGCCGATGACTGCCAGTCTCATAGTTCCCCCACGAGCGGCTCGACGACGGAGAGGTCTTTCTCCCCGGCGACGTCCCGCACCTGTTCGAGCGCGCGCTCCGTGCTCCCGGCTTCGATGGCGAGCCGGACGCGTGCGCTGGAGACGCCCGCCGTTCCTTCCTCCGTGGTCAGCGAGAAGTCCGCGACCGACGCGCTCGAACACTCCTCCAGCTCGGAGAGCGTATCGGAGAGGTCGGTGTCGACGAGGTCGCCGACCAGCAGGACCGTGAGCGCGTCGCCGTACCGCTCGGAGTCCGCCTGGATGATGGCGACCCCGGCGTCCCGGAGCGCCTCCACGATGCGCTCGAAGCGCTCGGGCGAGCACTCCAGGTCGACCTCCACGGGGATGTGCCCCCGCGGCGTCAGCGACCCGCGCTCGTGGAAGATGGAGAGGAGGTTCCCGCCGTTCTCTGCGATGGGCGAGAGCGCGCGCAACAGCTCCCCGGGCTCGTCGACGAGCTCCAGCCGGAGGGTGTGCGCGCGGTCGTCGGCGTCGCTCACCGTTGTCCCCCCGTTGTGTGTGACGCGCCGGCTGTTGTGCTCGGCTGCGAGCGGAAGTGCTGTCGCTCCGTGCCGATACCACGCCTGGCGCGTCTGCCTGCGTGCATACACCGTGAATGGGGGTCGTCCGCGCTATAAGCCTTCGGCCCGCACAAATCCTACCGACAGATGGCCGCACGGCTACACCCCGTCCGACGAAGCGACAGAGAGAACCGCGAGATTCCGCGACCGGTTGCGGTTTTTTAGCGTAGATTTTTGCGGGGGCGAGCAGTGCTCGCCCCCGCAAAAAGGTACCTTAGAAGTAGTCGATCTGCTCGGGCAGCTCGGTCTTCATGCCCTTGCGCTCGCGGATCTGCGTGATGATCTCGGGCTGGAGGTTGTCGGCCATGACGCGGAAGCCGGCGTTCTCGGTGTTCCAGGACGCGCGGCCCTCGGTGGCCGAGCGGATGTCGCTGGAGAAGCCGATCATCTCCTCGACGGGCGCGATGCCCTCGACGACCATCATGCCGCCTTCCTGGTACATGTCGTCGACGCGGCCGCGGCGACCCTGAATCTCGCCGGACGCGGCGCCCATGTGCTCGGAGGGGACGTCGATGCGGACGTCCTGAATCGGCTCGAGCAGGCGGATCTCGGCGTCCATGAGGCCGCGGTGGACGGCGTCGCGGACGGCCGGGATGACCTGCGCGGGGCCGCGGTGGATGGCGTCCTCGTGGAGGCGGGCGTCGTGGAGGCGGATGAGCGCGCCCTCGACGGGCTCCGCGGCGAGCGGGCCGTCTTCGAGCGCCTCTTCGAGACCCTCGACGACGAGCTCCATCGTCTCGTTGAGGTGCTGGATCCCCTTCGTGTCGTCGATGAAGATGTTCTTCCCGATGATGTTCTCGACGTTCTGGGAGGTGTCCTTGTCCATGCCGGCGTCCTGGAGCGCTTCGCGGCGTTCCTGCTCGGGCATGTCCATGGAGACCTCGCCGAGGCGGAGCTGCTCGAGGACGTCGTCGTCGAGCTGATCGATGGTTATGTAGAACTTGTTGTGGCGGTTCGGGGAGACGCCCTCGACTTCGCGGGAGTCCGACGTCGGGGACTCGCGGAAGACGACGATCGGTTCCCCGGTGTTGACGGGGATGCCCTGGTTGCGCTCGATGCGCTGGGTGATGACTTCGAGGTGGAGCTCACCCTGCCCGGAGATGAGGTGTTCGCCGGTGTCCTCGTTGATCTCGATCTGGATGGTCGGGTCCTCCTTGGCGACCTGCTGGAGCGTCTCGATGAGCTTCGGCAGGTCGTCCATGTTCTGGGCCTCGACGGACTTCGTGATGACCGGCTCCGAGATGTGCTCGATGGACTCGAACGGCGTCATCTCGACGCTGGACACCGTCGAACCGGCGATGGCGTCCTTGAGGCCGGTGACTGCGGCGATGTTCCCCGCGGGGACTTCCTCGACTTCCTCGCGCTCGCCGCCCATGTAGATGCCGACGCTCTGGATGCGGTTCTTGCCGGCGGTGCCGGAGACGTACAGCTCCTGGCCCTTCTCGATGGTGCCGGAGAAGACGCGGCCCGCGGCGATTTCGCCGGCGTGCGGGTCGATGCCGATGTCCGTGACCATCAGGACGACTTCGCCGTCCTCGTCGACCATCCGCATTGTGTCTGCGAGGTCGGAGTCCGCGTCGCCGCGCCAGATGCGCGGGATGCGGTGGGGCTGAGCTTCGATGGGGTCGGGGAAGTGCTCACACACCATGTCGAGGACGACGTCCGACAGCGGCGTGCGCTCGTGGAGCTCCTGGCGCTTGTCGGCGCGCTCGAGCTCCATGATGTCGCCGAAGTCCATGCCCGTGCGCTGCATCGAGGGCATCGAGACGCCCCACTTGTAGAGCGCGGACCCGAAGCCGACGGTGCCGCCCTCGACGGAGACCGTCCAGTCCTCGGTGATGTCGTCCATCTCCTCGGTCATCCCGCGGATGAGCTCGTTGACCTCGCGGATGACGCTCAGGAGCCGCTCCTGCATCTCCTCGGGGCCCTCCTGGAGCTCGGAGATGAGGCGGTCGACCTTGTTGATGAACAGCGTCGGCTTGACGCCCTCGCGGAGCGCCTGCCGGAGCACCGTCTCCGTCTGGGGCATCGCGCCCTCGACGGCGTCCACGACGACGAGCGCGCCGTCGACGGCGCGCATCGCCCGCGTCACGTCGCCGCCGAAGTCGACGTGGCCGGGCGTGTCGATGAGGTTGATGAGGTGGTCTTCGCCCTCGTACTCGTGGGTCATCGAGACGTTCGCGGCGTCGATGGTGATGCCGCGTTCCTGTTCGTCCTCCTCCGTGTCCATCGCCAGCTGCTCGCCGGCGGTGTCCTCGGAGATCATGCCCGCACCGGCGAGCAGGTTGTCCGTCAGGGTCGTCTTGCCGTGGTCGACGTGTGCGGCGATGGCGATGTTCCGGATCTGCTCCGGATTGTCCATCAGCCGTTCACACTTCTCGACAATCTTCTTGCGTCGGCCCATTGGGGAATCATACTGCCAGCGGGTTCAAAAGGGTAGTGTTTTGCCGGGAGCACGACACGCCGGAACACGACGCGCAGGCGTCAATTCGTCTGGTTCGCGGCGCGGGCGGGCGAAAGAGTCTTTGCCGCGAGGGCCGTGCCAATAGATATCATGCAGTTGCGCGTGACGGGCGCCGGTCCGACCGCACCGTTTCTCGGCGCCCGCGACGTCTTCGAGACCGAGCACGACCTCGAACGCCCCGTCGAGGTTCGCGTGCGCGAGAACCCCGACGAGCGGACCTGGGCCGGCCACCACGACGACCACCACGTCCTGAACATCTCCCGGCAGGCCGCCACGTCGGCGATGGCCCGCGAGCTGGCGCTCCACGAGTTCTCTCACATGCTCCGCCACGAGCACGACCACCCGAGCCACGTCCTCTCGATGGACGAGATCCTGTTCCTCGCGCTCTCCGGGCGCAGCGTCGAGCGCCGCGTGCTCACGCACTGCTACCAGATCGCCAACCACGTCAAGGACATCTACGCCGACGACATCACGCTCTCGGTCGGCCCGACGGACAAGCTCGTCGCGTTCCTCGAATCCGAGCTCGCCGCGGCCGTCGCCGACCGCCCGGTCGCCGGCCCGACCGTCGGCCAGCGGCTCACCGCGGGCGCTGACCCCCCGATGACAGCCGTCAACGCCGCGTTCGCGCTCGCGCTGCTCGAACGCCACGACGCCGTGGGCGACGACCACCGCATCTACGACCTCGCGCACGCCGCCGGCCAGGACGCCCCCGAGATCGACGTCGAGGCGTTCCGCGAGCGGTTCGCCGAGCTCGCCGACGACCCCGACGAGAGCGACTGCCGGCGCGGCCTCGTCGACACCATCCGCACGTACGTCGACGCCCAGTCGAGTACGTCCGGCCCCGCAGCCGACTGATTACGCGGGCGTGATGCGCACGAGGCGGTCGTCGCCCTCCCGCGGGAACTGGTCGCCCTGCGCGCGGCCGTCGCGGTTCGACGTCACCGCGTACAGCGCGCCGTCCGGCCCCTGCTCGACGTGTCGGATGCGCCCGAGTTCGTCCTCCAGGGTCGTGTGGTGGACGGCGCTGTAGTCGGGGTCCATCCAGTCCGCGTCGAAGCGCTTGCCGCCGTTGGCTGTCGACGCCGGCTCGCCGTCCGTCGGATAGATCGTCACAAGGTTGATGCGCTGGGAGCGCAGGCCGCCGACGACGAGGCGGTTCTGCCACGACGGCACCGCGTCCGCCGTGTAGAACACCGCTCCCGGCGGCGCCCACGTCTCGTCGGTGTTCACGACCGGGCGCGCGTAGTCGGTGCCGCGGTACGTCTCCGCCGTTCGCGCGCGCTCGCCCTCGGGCCCCCACCCGTAGTTCCCCCCGGCCTCCAGCACGTTCACCTCGTCGTGGGCCGACGGCCCGTGCTCGGTCTCCACGGGCGTCGCGTCCGGCATGAACGTGATGCCCTGCGGGTTCCGGTGGCCGTAGGTGTACACTCGCGGGTCGCCGCCGTCGATGTCGGGGTTGCCCGCTGGCGCGCTCCCGTCCGGTTCGAGCCGGAGCACCTTCCCCGCGAGCGAGGCAGGGTCCTGCGGTAGCGGCTGGTCTGTCCCGAGGTCGGGATTGACCGACGCGGCGTCGCCCGTGGTCACCCACAGGTAGTTCTCGGGGCCGAACGCGAGCCGCGCGCCGTTGTGGATGATCTCGTTGCCGGGGATGTCGTCAATCACGACCGTCTCGGTCTCGCCGGGGTCGTCCGCGGAGACGTCGAAGTACGAGAGCCGATTGACGTAGGCGTCGCCGCCGGAGACCGCGGGCTCGTCCTCTCGGGTGTAGATGGCGTACACGAGCGGGACGTCCGGGTAGTCCGGGTGAACCGCCAGCCCCATCAGGCCGCCTTCGCTGCCGGCCTCCCACCAGCCGCCCTCCTCGCCGGGAGCGATCGAGTCGGCGTGGTCGATCACGTCCGGAGTCGCGACGGTCTCCAGGTCGGCGGCGGCGTACCGCGATATCCGGCCGACGCGCTCGCTGATGAAGAGGTCGCCGTTCGGCGCGAACGCGAGGTCCCAGGGGATCTCCAGCCCCTCGATGACCGTCTCCGTCGTCACGTCGAGATTCGGCGCCTCCGTCGGATGCGACCAGTCGGGGTCGTATTCCGCCCAGTCTTCGACGTCGTGGCTCACGCTCAAGTCGTACGAGTCGCCGCCGACCGACGTCACCGTCGGCGGATTGCTGGAGGTCGTCGTGTCGCTGGGCTCGTCCGGGGACATGCAGCCCGCGAGCCCCGAAAATCCGGCGAGGCCGGCGGCAGCGAGGAACGAACGGCGGTTGTAACCCATGTCCGGGCCTTGTGGCACCACCGTTAACAGTTTTCAGGTATCCGACGCTGCCCGGGTGGAACCGCGCCGCTACGTGCCGATAGAAAAACGCCGCCGCTCGGAGACGGCGTCGAAACGAAGAGAACTCCGCTTAGCGGGCCGCGGCCGCGACGCGCTCCTTCTCTTCCTTCTGGCCGACCGCGTACGTCTGCACGTCGTAGTCGGCGGCGCCGATGAGCTGGTTCGCGAGCGCCTCGGCGGCGTCCGTCGGCGTCTTGAACGACGACGAGTGCGCGCCGTCCGCGATGAACTTCAGCGCCTGGTCGACGCGGCGCTGGGGCGCGACGTCGACGGCCTTCGGGACGGAGATGCCGCCGTACTTCAGGCGGACGGTCTCCTCGCGGGGCGCCGAGTTCTCGACCGCGCGCACGAGCACCTGAATCGGGTTCTCGTCGGTGCGCTCGTGGACGATGTCGAAGGCGTCACGGACGATGCCGAGCGCCTGCTGCTTCTTCCCGGCGTTCGCGCCGGTCTTCATCAGGCGGTTCGCGAGCCGCTCGACGACGCTGATCTCGCTCTTCTTGAACTGCTTGGACGCGTGCCGGCCCATCGTGTGGGCGATCGGCGTCACGGAGAGGTACCGCCGCGTGCTCGGGTCGCGGTACTGGATGTCCGAGACCTCCCACTTGCCGAAGAGCTTCGCGTTGACATCCTCCTCCTCGCTGCCAGCGGGCGCCTCGGGTTCGGGGGCTTCTTCCTCACTCATGATTATCGCACCGGCTTCTCCGCGTTCCCGCGGACCAGTTCGATGAGGCTCACGCCGTTGACCTTCTCGACCTTGTAGTTCACGCCCGAGAGGTCGCCCATCGCACGACCCTTCGCACCGCCGATGCCGGCGATGGTGACCTCGTCGTGCTCGTCGATGAACGAGATCGCG
Proteins encoded in this region:
- a CDS encoding RNA-binding protein, whose protein sequence is MEVSSRHHLRSDAVREIADALREGLSVELDADSFELVEIADEEFDVVLVDGDPLVWYPEGEPFVTVQGANEFDPATGVVTVDAGAISFVSDGADIMRPGITEAEDGIEAGDLVVVEEETHGKALAVGRALTSGDDMVGDSGKVVENLHHVGDELYEFTV
- a CDS encoding ribonuclease R family protein, which translates into the protein MSNDAEAAQGSIEDQGPVEISPELARQIENKRDDLLEKFELHDEFAPEVVEEAEERVQDVEQEIQDELDERADMRPLPTWTTDPVDAQDFDDAISVLERDEEYVVWVHIADVTHYVHPGSEMWDAAMDRGNTIYLPGYTIHMLPPVLAETVCSLVPEEDRLAHTVEMHLDKDDLSYRNIEIYKSVIHSDERLTYKETEARLEDEDAPLHDEISLVFELADQMHEQRKEEGSLVLNPRRDRAHTIIEECMLKANKAVTHELMWNRGVEAMYRVHPQPSPDEWDDALREIQELDGVSIPGDSWDDPRKAVNATLEQAPERQLGKIQWAVMKVMPRARYMNDPFGGHHALNFEIYGHFTSPIRRMSDLVNHWIVYQNDVPENLVELCDHASDQQKAGESAEREYRDFLEEIGLDPDAVNNRGIEIVEPDE
- the rpsJ gene encoding 30S ribosomal protein S10; its protein translation is MQQARVRLAGVNPDDLDDICDDVREIADKTGVKLSGPVPLPTKTLEVPSRKSPDGEGTATWEHWEMRVHKRLIDIDADERALRQLMRIQVPNEVSIEIVLED
- the tuf gene encoding translation elongation factor EF-1 subunit alpha, with protein sequence MSDERHQNLAVIGHVDHGKSTMVGRLLYETGSVPEHVIEQHKEEAEEKGKGGFEFAYVMDNLAEERERGVTIDIAHQEFSTDEYDFTIVDCPGHRDFVKNMITGASQADNAVLVVAADDGVAPQTREHVFLSRTLGIDELIVAVNKMDIVDYDESKYNQVVSDVKDLFGQVGFDTEDASFIATSAFEGDNVAEQSDNTPWYDGPTLLEALNDLPEPSPPTDTDLRLPIQDVYTISGIGTVPVGRIETGVMNTGDNVSFQPSDVGGEVKTIEMHHEEVPKAEPGDNVGFNVRGIGKDDIRRGDVCGPADDPPTVAETFTAQVVVMQHPSVITAGYTPVFHAHTAQVACTIESIDKKMDPSSGETQEENPDFIQSGDAAVVTVRPQKPLSIEPSSEIPELGSFAVRDMGQTIAAGKVLDVNEA
- a CDS encoding homoserine dehydrogenase, giving the protein MRLAVIGAGDVGRSVADLAADYGHTVTAFADSAGAAVDPDGVDVEAALDHKDSVGSVGEADPADALGAEYDALVEATPTTLGDAHPGFEHVRAALENDRHVVLANKGPVAERYDDLRALEADSDGEVRFEATVAGAIPAISTIEGVGADRVTAARGVLNGTANFILTRMATDGLDYEHVLAEAQDLGVAEADPTFDVEGTDAALKCAILANVIHGGGYALEDVEVDGITDIPPSALELAAEDGRTVRLIGEVTEDGARVGPRLLPENNTLAVSGTMNIVQLETEYAGRLNLSGRGAGGPETATAVLGDVDRLD
- a CDS encoding amino acid-binding protein — protein: MSDADDRAHTLRLELVDEPGELLRALSPIAENGGNLLSIFHERGSLTPRGHIPVEVDLECSPERFERIVEALRDAGVAIIQADSERYGDALTVLLVGDLVDTDLSDTLSELEECSSASVADFSLTTEEGTAGVSSARVRLAIEAGSTERALEQVRDVAGEKDLSVVEPLVGEL
- a CDS encoding elongation factor EF-2, yielding MGRRKKIVEKCERLMDNPEQIRNIAIAAHVDHGKTTLTDNLLAGAGMISEDTAGEQLAMDTEEDEQERGITIDAANVSMTHEYEGEDHLINLIDTPGHVDFGGDVTRAMRAVDGALVVVDAVEGAMPQTETVLRQALREGVKPTLFINKVDRLISELQEGPEEMQERLLSVIREVNELIRGMTEEMDDITEDWTVSVEGGTVGFGSALYKWGVSMPSMQRTGMDFGDIMELERADKRQELHERTPLSDVVLDMVCEHFPDPIEAQPHRIPRIWRGDADSDLADTMRMVDEDGEVVLMVTDIGIDPHAGEIAAGRVFSGTIEKGQELYVSGTAGKNRIQSVGIYMGGEREEVEEVPAGNIAAVTGLKDAIAGSTVSSVEMTPFESIEHISEPVITKSVEAQNMDDLPKLIETLQQVAKEDPTIQIEINEDTGEHLISGQGELHLEVITQRIERNQGIPVNTGEPIVVFRESPTSDSREVEGVSPNRHNKFYITIDQLDDDVLEQLRLGEVSMDMPEQERREALQDAGMDKDTSQNVENIIGKNIFIDDTKGIQHLNETMELVVEGLEEALEDGPLAAEPVEGALIRLHDARLHEDAIHRGPAQVIPAVRDAVHRGLMDAEIRLLEPIQDVRIDVPSEHMGAASGEIQGRRGRVDDMYQEGGMMVVEGIAPVEEMIGFSSDIRSATEGRASWNTENAGFRVMADNLQPEIITQIRERKGMKTELPEQIDYF
- a CDS encoding DUF5781 family protein, with the translated sequence MQLRVTGAGPTAPFLGARDVFETEHDLERPVEVRVRENPDERTWAGHHDDHHVLNISRQAATSAMARELALHEFSHMLRHEHDHPSHVLSMDEILFLALSGRSVERRVLTHCYQIANHVKDIYADDITLSVGPTDKLVAFLESELAAAVADRPVAGPTVGQRLTAGADPPMTAVNAAFALALLERHDAVGDDHRIYDLAHAAGQDAPEIDVEAFRERFAELADDPDESDCRRGLVDTIRTYVDAQSSTSGPAAD